The following are encoded together in the Diachasmimorpha longicaudata isolate KC_UGA_2023 chromosome 3, iyDiaLong2, whole genome shotgun sequence genome:
- the LOC135160930 gene encoding elongator complex protein 3, whose protein sequence is MTRKKRVFVETKEERMVMTIGEIIQELLVAHNEHRDVDLNKLKTRIASKYGLESSPRLVDIIAAVPVDARSKLLPKLKAKPIRTASGIAVVAVMCKPHRCPHINMTGNICVYCPGGPDSDFEYSTQSYTGYEPTSMRAIRARYDPFLQTRHRVDQLKQLGHSVDKIEFIVMGGTFMSLPEEYRDYFIRNLHDALSGHISNDVDEAVRFSERSKAKCIGITIETRPDYCLKKHLSDMLRYGCTRLEIGVQSVYEDVARDTNRGHTVRAVCESFQLSKDAGFKVIAHMMPDLPNVDIERDVEQFMEFFENPAFRADGLKIYPTLVIRGTGLYELWKTGRYKSYPSSTLVDLIARILALIPPWTRVYRVQRDIPMPLVSSGVEHGNLRELALARMKDFGTSCRDVRTREVGIQEIHNKIQPHEVEFIRRDYVANNGWETFLAYEDPTQDILVGLLRLRKCSNETFRAELKGGCSIVRELHVYGSVVPVNARDPTKFQHQGFGMLLMEEAERIAREEHGSIKISVISGVGTRNYYRKMGYELDGPYMSKMLVDK, encoded by the exons ATGACGAGAAAGAAGAGAG TATTTGTGGAGACGAAGGAAGAGAGAATGGTGATGACAATAGGGGAAATTATCCAGGAGTTGCTTGTTGCTCACAACGAACACAGAGATGTTGAtctaaacaaattaaaaacaagGATTGCATCGAAGTATGGATTGGAGTCGTCTCCGAGGCTGGTAGATATTATAGCTGCTGTTCCCGTCGATGCTAGAAGCAAATTACTTCCAAAATTGAAGGCGAAACCCATCAGAACAGCCAGTGGA ATTGCTGTGGTTGCAGTGATGTGCAAACCCCACAGATGTCCTCATATCAACATGACTGGGAATATCTGTGTCTATTGTCCTGGAGGACCTGATTCAGACTTTGAATATTCAACTCAGTCTTACACTGGATACGAACCGACTTCTATGAGAGCAATCAGGGCTCGTTATGATCCCTTTCTACAGACTAGGCATCGAGTTGATCAA CTCAAACAACTAGGCCACAGTGTTGATAAGATCGAGTTCATCGTGATGGGAGGCACCTTCATGTCTCTCCCAGAAGAATACCGAGATTATTTCATCAGAAACTTACATGACGCTCTCTCTGGTCACATAAGTAACGACGTGGACGAGGCAGTGCGTTTCTCAGAGCGTAGCAAGGCAAAATGCATTGGCATCACCATAGAAACCCGTCCAGATTACTGTCTGAAAAAGCACTTGTCCGACATGCTGCGATATGGATGTACCAGACTCGAAATTGGAGTTCAATCGGTTTACGAGGACGTGGCGAGAGATACGAACAGGGGCCACACTGTGAGGGCTGTCTGCGAGAGCTTTCAACTGTCCAAAGATGCTGGCTTCAAAGTCATCGCTCATATGATGCCTGATTTGCCTAATGTCGATATTGAAAGAGACGTCGAGCAGTTCATGGAGTTCTTTGAGAATCCAGCATTCCGGGCTGATGGTTTGAAGATCTATCCCACTTTGGTGATCAGGGGAACAGGTCTTTATGAACTCTGGAAGACTGGAag ATACAAGAGTTATCCGTCAAGCACTCTAGTGGACTTGATCGCGAGAATTCTAGCTCTCATTCCACCCTGGACTAGGGTTTATAGAGTGCAAAGGGATATCCCAATGCCCTTGGTCAGCTCTGGAGTTGAGCATGGAAATCTGAGGGAGCTGGCACTCGCCAGGATGAAGGACTTTGGCACTAGCTGCAGAGACGTCAGGACCAGGGAGGTTGGCATCCAAGAGATCCATAATAAAATTCAGCCGCATGAGGTCGAGTTCATCAGACGGGATTACGTGGCTAATAACGGTTGGGAGACCTTCCTGGCTTATGAGGATCCAACGCAGGATATTCTGGTGGGTCTACTGAGGCTGAGAAAATGCTCAAACGAAACCTTCAGGGCCGAGTTGAAGGGGGGATGCTCTATCGTCAGGGAGCTGCATGTCTATGGAAGTGTCGTGCCTGTCAATGCTAGGGATCCAACGAAATTCCAACATCAAGGGTTTGGAATGCTGCTTATGGAAGAGGCTGAAAGAATTGCCAGGGAGGAACACGGATCCATCAAGATTTCTGTTATTTCCG GAGTCGGGACTAGGAATTATTACAGGAAAATGGGCTACGAGTTGGATGGGCCCTATATGTCGAAAATGCTGGTGGATAAGTAG